The Macaca mulatta isolate MMU2019108-1 chromosome 9, T2T-MMU8v2.0, whole genome shotgun sequence genomic sequence AGCGGCGAGGCCTTCAGCTACCACGGCCTTCAACTTCATAGAAAAAGCTTGGGGGGGAGAATAAAAGAAGCAAGCCAAAGCAAGCAGGGTAGGTAGACCTGATGGAATCAGCCCGTTTTCAATGTTGTGTGTAAAGAACTTAGCGCAGGCCTCAGCACACAGTCAGTGCCCAACAGACCCTGGCATCTGCCCTGCCCTCCTTTAGGCCAAGGTGGAAAGGGAGAagtgctttttctccttttcccttagGCTGCCTAGAGGCAAGAGGGGCAAGGATCAGTCTGCTATTGCAAAGGAAGGGACACCATCCAGAGAAGGCAGTGACTGGCCAAGGTCCTCAGCAAGCTCTAGAATTAAAGTCAGTCTGGAGCTTCCTGTCCCAAACCTGCTGTCCTGGGCAATGCAAAGGAGGCAGGTTTTCTGGAAGCCAGGTCGTCTGCCCTAACCCAACTGCAACACATTTATGGAAATGCCGGCTACACTCTCCCAGGCCCGATGTGCCAAGCGTTCTCCTGCTGTTGGCTTCCTCTGGGAAACCACCAAGTTAACCTTCCCAATGACTCTCCCTGGCCCACCAACCCCACCTCTGCTCTCATCATTGGATAATTCTGCATGGCTTCCCTCAAGAAATACTAAGAAATGCCTTCATCCCTCTTACTGGCTCCTCTAATGCCAGAGGACAGCTGAGCTGAGGTGCTGCATTCTGAGAGCCAGTGGTGCCCTCTGCCCCTGACCCCTGCCATCAGTCATGAGTAATGTCACTTCCATACCACTAACTCAGATACTCCTCAGCTGGACTCTTCTGCTGCAGGACTCCTAATAACATACCCTACAGAACAAGATAATTTCTGCCGTGAGCACCTGCTGTGCCTAAGGCTCAGCAATAGGAACTTCACAGCCATAAACTCtgatccttccatccttccactTACCCTAcaaaataagcattttctttctttctctttctctttttctttcctttctttttttctttctttttctttcttttctttctttctctctctctttcttctttctttcttttttttgagatggagtctcactctgtcgcccaggctggagtgcagtggcatgatcttcactcactgcaacctctgcctcccaggttcaagtgattctcctgcctcaacctcctgagtagcagggattacaggcgcccaccaccatgcccagctaatttttgtagttttagtagagatagggtttcaccatgttgtccaggctggccttgaactcttgaccttaggtgattcaccgacctcagcctcccaaagtgctcggattacaggcataagccaccacatctggcccaaaataagcattttaatcCCACTTACAGTTGAGGACATTGTGTCTCAGAGAGGCAGTGTGATTTACCCAAGCTCTTTTGAACTACTTCACTGTGGGGATGGATGCTGAAACCACGCTTGCTGGCTGAGCAGGAAGGGGTGTGTGTAGCACATAGTATTAGGTGGCCAGAGAAGCAGGCGCGGATGCCACACAGCCTGGGACAGCACAGAGAGGAGAAAGGCCCAAACACCCACGGGGCTGCATGGGTCACAATGATACCTTTTAAAACCAGAGCCCAGGGAGTAGGAGTGAGAACAGGGAGGGAGATAAAGATACTGGCTGAATTTTCACAACTAGTGGATGGTTACACTGTACTTGGGTGAATAAAGGATGAACAGCTTTTTGTAAGAGAAAACCAGTTACAATACATGTGTGCCAATTCTGCAGATACAGTTTGAGGTTTCTTTACTGAACACCACAGGAAAGGACCAGGCAGGCGATGGCCAGTGGGCAGCTTCATTCTTCCTGTTCATCCAAAACCAGTTCTTGTGACAAGTAGAGAAACCAAAGGCCTTTTGTGGATGGGCCCTTCTCAGGGTCTGGCCAGATCTGAAGACTGGCTAAAGGATGGGAGGGAAGGTGCAGAGATTGTGAAGAGCTCAGACCTTCAGTGCTATATGGTTTTGGGGTGTGGTGGTCCCACCCAACACCAAAGGCCCTCGGCTCCCCCTCGGTCCACAGCATTGCTGGTTCCTTGTTCTAGAAACTCCGgaagaagccgggcgcggtggctcaagcctgtaatcccagcactttgggaggctgagacgggcggatcacaaggtcaggagatcgagaccatcctggctaacacggtgaaaccccgtctctactaaaaaatacaaaaaagtagccgggcgaggtggcgggcgcctgtggtcccagctactccggaggctgaggcaggagaatggcgtaaacccgggaggcggagcttgcagtgagctgagatccggccactgcactccagcctgggcgacagagccagactcagtctcaaaaaaaaaaaaaaaaagaaactccggAAGAGAGGGAAGTGGGGTCCTGGCTGGTTCTGGCCTATCACACTGCCACTGTTCAAACCCTGCCCTGCCCTAGCTCTCACACCTGGCGAAAATGATTTGTTCATTCTCTCTTGTCCCTGCAATGCCACCAGCTCCTGGAAGGCAGGCTGTCCCTGTCCACAGCTCCATGGTGCCTGGCATGGTGCCTACTTTGTGTAGATGCCCAATTTTGCAGTGATCTGCTGCATCACTGCCCACAGCCCATATGCACAGACCTCCCCCTTGCACAAGTCCCCTtatacacagaacactaagggcACTCAACACCACGCTCAGGGGTGTGTGTCCCGGGTGGACCCAGCTGATGCCCGCCTAGTCTGGGCAAACTGGTGTGACAGGACCCCCAGAAGATTGAGGGGCTTCCAGGAAAGAACATGTCTTAAGGGAGTGGGAGCCAGGCATATCAAGGCTGCTAGCTGGGGTACCGGGTCTCCACCAGGGCAGCAGGGAAGACAGGGTGGAGGCTCAACCAGGGACCTGCGCAAATCCTTGGTTGAAAGTAGGCACAGACCCAAGGTCTCGTCCCACCTGACACCGCCCAGCATGGGCACCtgaaatgggggtgggggtggggtcagGGTTGTCTGAAACCCTGGAAGCAGTGAGGATGCCACATGACAGTGACCACATGTGTAGGTCAATGGGGGACTCCTGAGCACTCACAGGGCTTGGAGAGAGAGACTGGGCAAAGTCAGCTAAAACTGTTTGTATACTCACAAGCACTGTCAGGCACTGTCCTAAAGGTTAGAtgtgtattaattcattttttattatataattcagCAATATGTACTGGTATTTAAGAAAGAGACATAACAAAGGATGTAACAAAACATCActagtggccgggcacagtggctgatgcctgtaatcccagcactttgggaggccaaggcaggtggatcacctgagttcaggagtttgagaccagtctggccaacatggcgaaaccttgtctctattaaaaatgcaaaaattagctgggcgtggtggtgcatgcctaaaatcccagctacttgggaggctgaggcaggagaatcgcttgaacccaggaggcgaaggttgcagtgagccgagatcgcgccactggactccagcctgggcaacagaaaaagactttgtctttaaaaaaaagaaaaaaaaaaaaaaaagaaaaaaattgctagTTTAGATTAACACAGAGGAAATATCAGACTAAATGGTACTTTCTTAAAATGAGCTGATAAGTAAAAGTTGTGTATGTTTATGGTGTATAAAAGGATGTCttgtggtatatatacattgtgaagtGGCTAAGTCAGGATATTTAACATGCGCCTTACCTCACACTTATCATTTGGTGATACATAGCTACCAAGTTacgagaacacttaaaatctactctcggCAAATTTCAAATACACAACACTGTTATCAACTGTAGGAAACATGATATACAATAGATCCCTTGATCTTACTCTTAACTGAAATGTTGTgatctttgaccaacatctccccaacctCACCCCATTCCACCCCAGcgtctggtaaccaccattttactctgaGTTGGATTTTTTTAGACTCCACATATGggatcatgtgatatttgtctttttgtgcctggcttatttcacttatgatAGTGTTCCCCAGGTTCACTcgtgttgtcacaaatgacaggatttctttctttttttgagactgagttttgctccatggcccaggctggagtgcaatggcgcgatctcagctcactgcaacctccacctcccgggttcaagcgattctcctgcctcagcctcctgagtagctgggattacaggcgctcgccacatctggctaatttttgtattttaagtggagacggggtttcaccatattgagcaggttgctctcgaactcctgacctcaagtgatccactcacctcggcctccagaagtgctgggattattaaaGATgcgagccattgcgcctggccaggatttcctttttaaaggcaGAATAGTGTCCCATTGTATAcagaccacattttttttatccattcatccactgatggacacacTGGTCGAATGTCTCGCTACTGTGAATAgcgctgcagtgaacatggggtGCAGACACCTCTCTGACACAGATTCCATTTCCTTTGCATGTGTACCCAGgagtgggatggctggatcatacaTAGTcctatttttggttttctgaggAACCCCCCCAGTGTCTTCCAGAACGTGTGTACTAACCGACAATGCCACCAACAGGGTGCGAGGGTTACctgtctccacatcctcgccaacacttctcttccatcttttcctacagccatcctaacaggtgtgaggtggttTCCAGTGGCctttccctggtgattagtgataCTGAACATTTCTTTCACATGCCTGTGGGTCATTTATGTGTGTtcttttgagttacttttttaCTATTGTATTGTTTGGGTTTCCTTTGGATTtgggatattaaccccttatcagatggaTGGTTTGCAAATGCCGTCTCCCATTCGGCAGGCTCCCTAACTCTGCTGATTGCTCCTTTGCTGGGCTGGGTTCACTCATTTAACAAGAGGGCTGAGACGATGCTGACCAGCAGGAGCCACTGAAATGTGGGTCAGTGCCACTCATGTCATTGCTAAGCGCTCTCCCACAGGCTAGAGCAGGCCCAGGGCAACTTcgggacacacacaggcacacccaCTCACTCCTGTGTGTCTccacccagcccctccccacaTCCCAGGGAGAGAACTGCAGagccaccccactcccaccctcccccacTCCGGTGTACACAGCTCTACACTGGTGTCTGGAAGCCACACAGAGCATTCTAGGACCCAGAAAAGACAACTTCCATACCCTGCTGGGCTGGGGACGAATCCCCGGGGCCTTCTCTCCTAGTCTGAGGAGAGCACCAGCTCTAGGGGTGGTGGGGGCTCTCGGTTCCGTTCTGCCCCCCCAGCTGACCTCAGAACTACAACCTTGTTCCCCTAACCCTGCAAGCGCCGGGGGAGAGGCCTGGAGTCAGTGCTCTCTCTACCCCACCCTCCCCACTGCCTCTTTAAATGCCAGCATTCAACCAGGGGTGAGGTGTGTTCAATCAACCAGGCGCCCGAAGGGGTCCAATGGGGTCCACACGGGCTAGGGGAGAAAGTGGAGGCTGAGATCCACGTTTCTTCACAGGCCCCCAATTCCACTTTGCTCTATACCGTTTCCCTAGATGCAGTAGTCCTTCATACATTAGCGAGAATTCACCGGTTCCTTTGCTTTCTTCAAGGAGGAGCTCAGTCTGACATCCAGTTTAAGAGGGTGAGGCATAACTGGGAACGCGTGTCTGCAAAAACCCGACCGCTCTAGAGCTGGAAGTGCCAAGAGCAGGTGCTCTTGACCCACTCTGCCCGCCCACCCTTACTCTGAAGGGGCAGGTACCCCAGCCTGTTGTAACAGTTCCAGAACGTCTGACACTAGAGACGCATTAGCAGCCAGGTGCACTCACATTTAGCTGTTTTTAAAGCTTAAAAgctctgtacaaaaaaaaaaaaaagtcacaaatgaATCCTCACAACACCCCTGTGAGGTAGGTAGGCAAGTATtattctcccattttacagatatggggaaactgaggcagagaggtgATGTGATCAGCCAGTGGTCCCAGTTCAGCTGAAAGTCAGAGCCAACCATGAGAATACAAATGATCCGTCCCCATTCAGTCCTATCTCTGACTCCGCATCTAGACCTTGTctgcaaagaaattaaaactttcaattcatgcaaaaataaaaacaataaacctGAAAAGGTAGTGAACAGACATACAGTAGTTTTGCAAAAGAATTCAGCCAAGGGGGTCAAATATTTTCCAATACTGGGTAAATGGGAACAACTTCGGCCTCCTCCTCTTTTCAAACATCATGACCAATggcacatccttttttttttttttttctttttttcctgcagaaGTACACGATCCTAACCAAAGACAGGCTTTCCTGGTCCCAGTGAGCCAAGCAAGGTGGACAGCCTCCTCACTGTTCAGCTCCTGGGTTTCAGCAAGCACCAGTCCCCAGCTGGAAGAGCTGCAAGACTCAACTCAAACATGGCACTTCTCTACCACCTGCTCCCAGCAGCCCTCCCGCTGTGTGGACAGAGTGGATCCCAGCAGCCTCTAACTCAGCAGGGTCTGGCCTTTTCTGCTTCCACCAGGAGGCAGGCTCAAAGATGCTCGGCAAGGACAGCCTGGAACCCAGGTGATCCCCTCCCACCACCCTCAGTGCACCCCTGCACACCTCACTGTCCATGAGGACCACCCCAGCAACCGCCCTTGGCCAGCACTCCTTGGGGCTCCTGCTGCAGCAGGTGGGGGCACCAGGCCATCCTGGGCCGCTGGGACAGGGAGAGGTGCCGGGGGAGCTGCAGCTCCAGGCCGTGGCTTCCTCTGTGCCTCCTGCCCAGGTTCCCAGGCAAGTGGAGCAGGCCTCTTCCACTGTGCTGCGTCCGCATCCTGGAAGCTCTTTCCTCCCCGAGAGGGGCTCCCCAAGGTCTCCAGCTCCTTGAGAAACCTCCACCATCCTGCCAGCCCCACCAGGCCAGGTAGGTGTTCTTCCTGCAGTCTCCCAGGTTGGAGATGCGAGCATGAGAGTCCAGAAAACTGGGTGAAGCTGCCTTTCACATAATAGGTCTATCCAGAACACTGTCccctccacccacctcaggcttcgAGACGCCCGAGGGCAGTGCTTGGGCAGCAAGAAGGGGAGCGGCAATGGCAGAGCAGCAGGAGTAAGGAAGTGGGGAGCTACCAGTGGCCGGGTCTGCTCTGT encodes the following:
- the LOC100424564 gene encoding uncharacterized protein LOC100424564, whose translation is MSLSSSPCSQIGLAAPGTEQTRPLVAPHFLTPAALPLPLPFLLPKHCPRASRSLRWVEGTVFWIDLLCERQLHPVFWTLMLASPTWETAGRTPTWPGGAGRMVEVSQGAGDLGEPLSGRKELPGCGRSTVEEACSTCLGTWAGGTEEATAWSCSSPGTSPCPSGPGWPGAPTCCSRSPKECWPRAVAGVVLMDSEVCRGALRVVGGDHLGSRLSLPSIFEPASWWKQKRPDPAELEAAGIHSVHTAGGLLGAGGREVPCLS